A genomic region of Arachis hypogaea cultivar Tifrunner chromosome 5, arahy.Tifrunner.gnm2.J5K5, whole genome shotgun sequence contains the following coding sequences:
- the LOC112800074 gene encoding kinesin-like protein KIN-14R has translation MVSVPRGSFGLWSWQVVRLTKTNVQGERLKKAQNINRSLSALGNVIFALAAKSSYIPYRNSKLTHLLQDSLGGDVKTLMFVQNNPLVKDLDKTLSSLTFTTRVRGVVLGSVKMQVDTSELRKTKAMLEEL, from the exons ATGGTGAGTGTACCAAGAGGAAGCTTTGGCTTGTGGAGTTGGCAAGTAGTGAGACTTACAAAAACTAATGTACAAGGGGAGCGGCTTAAGAAAGCGCAAAATATCAACCGATCTCTTTCGGCTCTTGGCAATGTTATATTTGCTTTAGCAGCCAAGAGTAGTTACATTCCCTATAG GAACTCAAAATTGACACATTTACTTCAAGACTCTTTAG GGGGTGACGTTAAAACTTTGATGTTCGTGCAAAACAATCCATTGGTTAAGGACTTAGATAAAACTCTTAGCTCGCTTACTTTCACAACTAGAGTGAGGGGTGTTGTGTTAGGTTCCGTTAAGATGCAAGTTGACACAAGTGAACTTCGAAAGACAAAAGCAATG CTCGAAGAACTTTAA
- the LOC112800076 gene encoding protein SENSITIVE TO UV 2-like isoform X1, translating into MDIGDDIFFDDWEDAMLNQLIQAEELVLSSIAKPTQQQQQQQQPPPQLPQPPPPHSVCEPLGFSPPRELSQRAPDFDSFPLHHRHHQHHSPPRPAKPSSHYSYTSSFSSSGFASAPPRPQDSDKDIEIERLKTELGRASNQLANMEKECLMLIKERDKKEEQLRLISLKNEEAIARANCSKSVDKPDNHKFSSFENGMSSKDPSVEKTFKSKGVETDMVSHQEAQASLSNAVPAYLDLSQKLLAIQGTSVGKRLGSNAISKLLVCCHRYFHTLFGFMSMSLPSEIQRKLLSDISSSGRAIQYLKDCFHTAEAAKVSHLYLVLTKVNDGTYVLENMIEPLLDLCSMENVVIVQSSLFILHNLLKFLLEESKINSGRRDNVYTEQICIEKKTVDSIQLESVKDGTLFNEEVLSRKECWNLQNAPPTHVNWLNLFETMHQIVMRIKEESVRVEAVSIINMVLLKSNAYFERAQFNQNILFKTISGLLKKDAGLIVRRHALRLLYLALNCPNLLATFCCGCREGESTSAMDGHASVSDFKDFGTILQGLGDCVASCGGGLLELKLSRNAILVLAFLASSGKPGFEIFIGHRLSRGVTYLMLILQLLVSEVDHEARVGKELSEISRERTILMREILILLNRLVSNPSYSATVLRSLSNTRDMAGLTVDVAIRLSRKINECVLQDSMVKHIRETEIVDLARVFKKRVFTYLGDDLL; encoded by the exons ATGGACATTGGCGACGACATTTTCTTCGATGACTGGGAGGACGCCATGCTCAACCAGCTCATCCAAGCCGAAGAGCTCGTCCTCTCTTCCATCGCCAAAccaacccaacaacaacaacaacaacaacaacccccGCCACAACTGCCACAACCGCCGCCACCGCATTCCGTTTGTGAACCCTTAGGGTTCTCTCCTCCTCGAGAGCTCTCTCAGAGGGCTCCCGATTTCGATTCTTTTCCTCTTCACCATCGTCATCATCAGCACCACTCTCCCCCTCGCCCCGCAAAACCCTCTTCTCATTATTCTTAtacatcttctttttcttcttccggtTTTGCCTCTGCTCCTCCTCGACCGCAAGATTCCGATAAGGACATCGAAATCGAACGGCTGAAG ACGGAGCTGGGACGTGCTTCAAATCAACTTGCAAATATG GAGAAGGAGTGTCTCATGTTAATAAAGGAAAGAGACAAGAAAGAGGAACAACTCAGATTAATATCTTTGAAGAACGAAGAAGCAATTGCGCGTGCTAACTGTTCCAAGTCTGTAGACAA GCCTGACAATCATAAATTCTCCTCATTTGAAAATGGAATGTCATCAAAAGATCCAAGTG TTGAGAAAACTTTTAAATCTAAGGGGGTTGAAACTGACATGGTTAGTCACCAAGAAGCTCAAGCTTCTCTAAGCAATGCTGTCCCTGCTTATCTTGATCTTTCCCAGAAGTTGCTGGCAATACAGGGAACTTCAGTTGGCAAAAGACTGGGAAGTAATGCAATATCGAAGTTGCTTGTGTGTTGCCATAGATACTTTCATACTCTTTTTGGATTCATGAGCATGAGTCTTCCCTCTGAAATACAAAGAAAATTACTCTCAGATATAAGCTCATCTGGAAGAGCTATACAATATCTCAAGGATTGTTTTCATACTGCAGAAGCAGCCAAGGTGTCACATCTCTATCTTGTGTTGACAAAG GTAAATGATGGAACATACGTATTGGAAAATATGATTGAACCATTACTTGATCTCTGCAGTATGGAAAAT GTTGTTATTGTCCAGAGCTCTCTATTTATACTGCATAATCTTCTGAAGTTCCTACTGGAGGAATCGAAAATTAATTCGGGAAGAAG GGACAATGTCTATACTGAACAAATTTGCATTGAGAAGAAAACCGTGGATTCTATTCAATTAGAAAGTGTTAAAGATGGAACGCTCTTCAATGAAGAAGTACTAAGCAGAAAGGAGTGCTGGAACCTTCAAAATGCACCGCCAACTCATGTAAATTGGCTTAACCTTTTTGAGACAATGCACCAAATTGTCATGAGGATCAAAGAAGAAAGCGTCAGGGTGGAGGCAGTGTCCATCATAAATATGGTTCTTCTCAAGAGTAATGCTTACTTTGAGAGGGCCCA GTTTAACCAGAATATACTCTTTAAAACTATATCAGGATTGCTTAAGAAGGATGCTGGACTTATTGTCAGAAGACATGCTCTAAGACTTCTTTATTTAGCGTTAAATT GTCCAAACCTGTTGGCCACTTTTTGCTGTGGTTGCCGAGAAGGGGAAAGTACTAGTGCTATGGATGGTCATGCATCTGTTTCTGATTTCAAAGATTTTGGAACCATCCTTCAGGGATTGGGTGACTGTGTAGCATCTTGTGGAGGTGGCTTACTG GAGTTGAAATTAAGCAGAAATGCCATTCTTGTGTTGGCATTCCTTGCATCGTCCGGGAAACCTGGTTTTGAAATTTTCATTGGACACAGGCTTTCTAGGGGTGTAACCTATCTTATGCTGATTTTGCAATTGTTGGTATCAGAGGTGGACCATGAAGCTAGAGTAGGTAAAGAACTGTCAGAGATTTCTAGGGAGAG GACCATTTTGATGCGGGAGATACTTATACTACTGAACAGACTTGTGTCGAATCCTTCGTATTCTGCCACTGTGTTGCGCAGCTTATCGAACACAAGGGATATGGCTGGTTTGACAGTAGATGTTGCGATCAGATTATCTCGGAAGATAAATGAGTGCGTTCTACAGGACAGCATGGTGAAGCATATAAGAGAAACTGAAATCGTTGACCTTGCTCGTGTGTTCAAGAAAAGGGTATTCACATATTTAGGAGATGACTTATTATGA
- the LOC112800076 gene encoding protein SENSITIVE TO UV 2-like isoform X3 codes for MDIGDDIFFDDWEDAMLNQLIQAEELVLSSIAKPTQQQQQQQQPPPQLPQPPPPHSVCEPLGFSPPRELSQRAPDFDSFPLHHRHHQHHSPPRPAKPSSHYSYTSSFSSSGFASAPPRPQDSDKDIEIERLKTELGRASNQLANMEKECLMLIKERDKKEEQLRLISLKNEEAIARANCSKSVDKPDNHKFSSFENGMSSKDPSVEKTFKSKGVETDMVSHQEAQASLSNAVPAYLDLSQKLLAIQGTSVGKRLGSNAISKLLVCCHRYFHTLFGFMSMSLPSEIQRKLLSDISSSGRAIQYLKDCFHTAEAAKVSHLYLVLTKVNDGTYVLENMIEPLLDLCSMENVVIVQSSLFILHNLLKFLLEESKINSGRRDNVYTEQICIEKKTVDSIQLESVKDGTLFNEEVLSRKECWNLQNAPPTHVNWLNLFETMHQIVMRIKEESVRVEAVSIINMVLLKSNAYFERAQFNQNILFKTISGLLKKDAGLIVRRHALRLLYLALNCPNLLATFCCGCREGESTSAMDGHASVSDFKDFGTILQGLGDCVASCGGGLLELKLSRNAILVLAFLASSGKPGFEIFIGHRLSRGVTYLMLILQLLVSEVDHEARVGPF; via the exons ATGGACATTGGCGACGACATTTTCTTCGATGACTGGGAGGACGCCATGCTCAACCAGCTCATCCAAGCCGAAGAGCTCGTCCTCTCTTCCATCGCCAAAccaacccaacaacaacaacaacaacaacaacccccGCCACAACTGCCACAACCGCCGCCACCGCATTCCGTTTGTGAACCCTTAGGGTTCTCTCCTCCTCGAGAGCTCTCTCAGAGGGCTCCCGATTTCGATTCTTTTCCTCTTCACCATCGTCATCATCAGCACCACTCTCCCCCTCGCCCCGCAAAACCCTCTTCTCATTATTCTTAtacatcttctttttcttcttccggtTTTGCCTCTGCTCCTCCTCGACCGCAAGATTCCGATAAGGACATCGAAATCGAACGGCTGAAG ACGGAGCTGGGACGTGCTTCAAATCAACTTGCAAATATG GAGAAGGAGTGTCTCATGTTAATAAAGGAAAGAGACAAGAAAGAGGAACAACTCAGATTAATATCTTTGAAGAACGAAGAAGCAATTGCGCGTGCTAACTGTTCCAAGTCTGTAGACAA GCCTGACAATCATAAATTCTCCTCATTTGAAAATGGAATGTCATCAAAAGATCCAAGTG TTGAGAAAACTTTTAAATCTAAGGGGGTTGAAACTGACATGGTTAGTCACCAAGAAGCTCAAGCTTCTCTAAGCAATGCTGTCCCTGCTTATCTTGATCTTTCCCAGAAGTTGCTGGCAATACAGGGAACTTCAGTTGGCAAAAGACTGGGAAGTAATGCAATATCGAAGTTGCTTGTGTGTTGCCATAGATACTTTCATACTCTTTTTGGATTCATGAGCATGAGTCTTCCCTCTGAAATACAAAGAAAATTACTCTCAGATATAAGCTCATCTGGAAGAGCTATACAATATCTCAAGGATTGTTTTCATACTGCAGAAGCAGCCAAGGTGTCACATCTCTATCTTGTGTTGACAAAG GTAAATGATGGAACATACGTATTGGAAAATATGATTGAACCATTACTTGATCTCTGCAGTATGGAAAAT GTTGTTATTGTCCAGAGCTCTCTATTTATACTGCATAATCTTCTGAAGTTCCTACTGGAGGAATCGAAAATTAATTCGGGAAGAAG GGACAATGTCTATACTGAACAAATTTGCATTGAGAAGAAAACCGTGGATTCTATTCAATTAGAAAGTGTTAAAGATGGAACGCTCTTCAATGAAGAAGTACTAAGCAGAAAGGAGTGCTGGAACCTTCAAAATGCACCGCCAACTCATGTAAATTGGCTTAACCTTTTTGAGACAATGCACCAAATTGTCATGAGGATCAAAGAAGAAAGCGTCAGGGTGGAGGCAGTGTCCATCATAAATATGGTTCTTCTCAAGAGTAATGCTTACTTTGAGAGGGCCCA GTTTAACCAGAATATACTCTTTAAAACTATATCAGGATTGCTTAAGAAGGATGCTGGACTTATTGTCAGAAGACATGCTCTAAGACTTCTTTATTTAGCGTTAAATT GTCCAAACCTGTTGGCCACTTTTTGCTGTGGTTGCCGAGAAGGGGAAAGTACTAGTGCTATGGATGGTCATGCATCTGTTTCTGATTTCAAAGATTTTGGAACCATCCTTCAGGGATTGGGTGACTGTGTAGCATCTTGTGGAGGTGGCTTACTG GAGTTGAAATTAAGCAGAAATGCCATTCTTGTGTTGGCATTCCTTGCATCGTCCGGGAAACCTGGTTTTGAAATTTTCATTGGACACAGGCTTTCTAGGGGTGTAACCTATCTTATGCTGATTTTGCAATTGTTGGTATCAGAGGTGGACCATGAAGCTAGAGTAG GACCATTTTGA
- the LOC112800076 gene encoding protein SENSITIVE TO UV 2-like isoform X2 — MDIGDDIFFDDWEDAMLNQLIQAEELVLSSIAKPTQQQQQQQQPPPQLPQPPPPHSVCEPLGFSPPRELSQRAPDFDSFPLHHRHHQHHSPPRPAKPSSHYSYTSSFSSSGFASAPPRPQDSDKDIEIERLKTELGRASNQLANMEKECLMLIKERDKKEEQLRLISLKNEEAIARANCSKPDNHKFSSFENGMSSKDPSVEKTFKSKGVETDMVSHQEAQASLSNAVPAYLDLSQKLLAIQGTSVGKRLGSNAISKLLVCCHRYFHTLFGFMSMSLPSEIQRKLLSDISSSGRAIQYLKDCFHTAEAAKVSHLYLVLTKVNDGTYVLENMIEPLLDLCSMENVVIVQSSLFILHNLLKFLLEESKINSGRRDNVYTEQICIEKKTVDSIQLESVKDGTLFNEEVLSRKECWNLQNAPPTHVNWLNLFETMHQIVMRIKEESVRVEAVSIINMVLLKSNAYFERAQFNQNILFKTISGLLKKDAGLIVRRHALRLLYLALNCPNLLATFCCGCREGESTSAMDGHASVSDFKDFGTILQGLGDCVASCGGGLLELKLSRNAILVLAFLASSGKPGFEIFIGHRLSRGVTYLMLILQLLVSEVDHEARVGKELSEISRERTILMREILILLNRLVSNPSYSATVLRSLSNTRDMAGLTVDVAIRLSRKINECVLQDSMVKHIRETEIVDLARVFKKRVFTYLGDDLL; from the exons ATGGACATTGGCGACGACATTTTCTTCGATGACTGGGAGGACGCCATGCTCAACCAGCTCATCCAAGCCGAAGAGCTCGTCCTCTCTTCCATCGCCAAAccaacccaacaacaacaacaacaacaacaacccccGCCACAACTGCCACAACCGCCGCCACCGCATTCCGTTTGTGAACCCTTAGGGTTCTCTCCTCCTCGAGAGCTCTCTCAGAGGGCTCCCGATTTCGATTCTTTTCCTCTTCACCATCGTCATCATCAGCACCACTCTCCCCCTCGCCCCGCAAAACCCTCTTCTCATTATTCTTAtacatcttctttttcttcttccggtTTTGCCTCTGCTCCTCCTCGACCGCAAGATTCCGATAAGGACATCGAAATCGAACGGCTGAAG ACGGAGCTGGGACGTGCTTCAAATCAACTTGCAAATATG GAGAAGGAGTGTCTCATGTTAATAAAGGAAAGAGACAAGAAAGAGGAACAACTCAGATTAATATCTTTGAAGAACGAAGAAGCAATTGCGCGTGCTAACTGTTCCAA GCCTGACAATCATAAATTCTCCTCATTTGAAAATGGAATGTCATCAAAAGATCCAAGTG TTGAGAAAACTTTTAAATCTAAGGGGGTTGAAACTGACATGGTTAGTCACCAAGAAGCTCAAGCTTCTCTAAGCAATGCTGTCCCTGCTTATCTTGATCTTTCCCAGAAGTTGCTGGCAATACAGGGAACTTCAGTTGGCAAAAGACTGGGAAGTAATGCAATATCGAAGTTGCTTGTGTGTTGCCATAGATACTTTCATACTCTTTTTGGATTCATGAGCATGAGTCTTCCCTCTGAAATACAAAGAAAATTACTCTCAGATATAAGCTCATCTGGAAGAGCTATACAATATCTCAAGGATTGTTTTCATACTGCAGAAGCAGCCAAGGTGTCACATCTCTATCTTGTGTTGACAAAG GTAAATGATGGAACATACGTATTGGAAAATATGATTGAACCATTACTTGATCTCTGCAGTATGGAAAAT GTTGTTATTGTCCAGAGCTCTCTATTTATACTGCATAATCTTCTGAAGTTCCTACTGGAGGAATCGAAAATTAATTCGGGAAGAAG GGACAATGTCTATACTGAACAAATTTGCATTGAGAAGAAAACCGTGGATTCTATTCAATTAGAAAGTGTTAAAGATGGAACGCTCTTCAATGAAGAAGTACTAAGCAGAAAGGAGTGCTGGAACCTTCAAAATGCACCGCCAACTCATGTAAATTGGCTTAACCTTTTTGAGACAATGCACCAAATTGTCATGAGGATCAAAGAAGAAAGCGTCAGGGTGGAGGCAGTGTCCATCATAAATATGGTTCTTCTCAAGAGTAATGCTTACTTTGAGAGGGCCCA GTTTAACCAGAATATACTCTTTAAAACTATATCAGGATTGCTTAAGAAGGATGCTGGACTTATTGTCAGAAGACATGCTCTAAGACTTCTTTATTTAGCGTTAAATT GTCCAAACCTGTTGGCCACTTTTTGCTGTGGTTGCCGAGAAGGGGAAAGTACTAGTGCTATGGATGGTCATGCATCTGTTTCTGATTTCAAAGATTTTGGAACCATCCTTCAGGGATTGGGTGACTGTGTAGCATCTTGTGGAGGTGGCTTACTG GAGTTGAAATTAAGCAGAAATGCCATTCTTGTGTTGGCATTCCTTGCATCGTCCGGGAAACCTGGTTTTGAAATTTTCATTGGACACAGGCTTTCTAGGGGTGTAACCTATCTTATGCTGATTTTGCAATTGTTGGTATCAGAGGTGGACCATGAAGCTAGAGTAGGTAAAGAACTGTCAGAGATTTCTAGGGAGAG GACCATTTTGATGCGGGAGATACTTATACTACTGAACAGACTTGTGTCGAATCCTTCGTATTCTGCCACTGTGTTGCGCAGCTTATCGAACACAAGGGATATGGCTGGTTTGACAGTAGATGTTGCGATCAGATTATCTCGGAAGATAAATGAGTGCGTTCTACAGGACAGCATGGTGAAGCATATAAGAGAAACTGAAATCGTTGACCTTGCTCGTGTGTTCAAGAAAAGGGTATTCACATATTTAGGAGATGACTTATTATGA
- the LOC112800077 gene encoding disease resistance protein RPM1-like, which translates to MAESAIAFLLQRLVSVFENEVTWFPGIQEEVVHLKGHLEVIRAFLRVADAKQESDEELKVCIKQLRDIAHDAEDLLDELELVQAYDHTNGFSVILSRFSGQIRHMKARYRIASDLKGINSRMRTILGVLAKFDTASQASNYTGKAWHDQRGDALLLENTDLVGIEEPKKQLISWLIKGCPGRKVISVTGMGGMGKTTVVKKVYDDPEVIKHFKACVWVTVSQSFKTEELLRDLVQKIFSEIRRPVPDGLESMRSDKLKLIIKDMLQRRRYLVVFDDVWHMHEWEAVKYALPDNNCGSRVMITTRKSDLASACSIQSKGKVYNLQPLKEDEVWDLFTRKTFQGKSCPSYLTSICKCILRKCEGLPLAIVAISGVLAMKDKCRIEEWDMICHSLGAEIQDNDKLGNLKTVLGLSINDLPYYLKYCFLYLSIFPEDHLIERMRLIRLWIAEGFIEAKEGKTLEDVAEDYLKELLNRNLIQVAGTTTDGRVKTLRIHDLIREIIILKSKDENFATIVKEQSVPWPERLRRLSVHNTMPNGQQQRSVSQLRSLLMFGVAEQLSLCKLFPGGFRLLAVLDFQDAPLQKFPVAIGGLYCLRYLSLRNTKVNMVPGKILGKLKNLETLDLKKTSITELPADILNLKKLRHLLVYQVKVKGYGEFHSKLGFKAPSEIGYLQSLQKLCFVEANQGCGKIIRQLAELCQLRRLGIRNLREEDGKAFCLSIERLVNLCALSVTSEGENKVIALEFLSSPPPYLQRLYLSGRLLDLPDWMPSLHNLAKLFLKWSCLEQDPLEYLQDLPNLSHLELLQAYTGDTLHFQCGKFKKLKILGLDRFVELKQVILGKDAMPCLEKLIIQRCQLLKNVPSGVELLTKLKVLELFDMPDELMKTICPQGPGKDYWKVAHIPEVFSTYWRDGAWDVYPLESFKDCSPRSGTVMRSDERSTLSKV; encoded by the exons ATGGCTGAGAGTGCCATAGCCTTTCTTCTCCAAAGATTAGTATCTGTGTTTGAGAATGAGGTGACATGGTTCCCAGGCATCCAAGAAGAAGTGGTTCACCTTAAAGGACATTTGGAGGTCATAAGAGCCTTCTTAAGAGTTGCAGATGCAAAACAAGAGAGTGACGAGGAACTCAAAGTTTGCATTAAGCAACTCAGAGACATTGCTCATGATGCTGAAGATCTTCTCGATGAACTAGAACTTGTCCAGGCATATGATCACACAAATGGATTCTCTGTTATTCTCAGTCGATTTTCTGGCCAAATCAGGCATATGAAAGCTCGCTATCGGATTGCTTCTGATTTAAAAGGCATCAACTCCCGCATGAGAACTATTTTGGGAGTCCTAGCTAAATTTGACACTGCTTCACAGGCTTCAAATTATACAG GTAAGGCATGGCATGATCAACGAGGGGATGCCCTTCTCCTGGAGAACACTGACCTAGTGGGTATAGAGGAGCCAAAAAAGCAGTTGATCAGTTGGTTGATCAAAGGATGCCCAGGGCGTAAAGTAATTTCTGTTACTGGTATGGGAGGGATGGGAAAAACCACTGTGGTGAAGAAAGTGTATGATGATCCAGAAGTAATAAAACACTTCAAAGCCTGTGTTTGGGTTACTGTTTCCCAGTCTTTTAAAACTGAGGAGCTTCTCAGAGACTTGGTCcagaaaatcttttctgaaataAGAAGACCGGTTCCAGATGGCCTGGAAAGCATGAGGAGCGATAAGCTGAAGTTGATTATCAAGGACATGTTGCAAAGGAGGAGGTACCTGGTGGTATTTGATGATGTCTGGCATATGCATGAATGGGAAGCTGTCAAATATGCATTGCCTGACAATAACTGTGGCAGCAGGGTCATGATCACCACACGGAAATCTGATTTAGCCTCTGCCTGCAGCATACAATCCAAGGGTAAGGTGTATAACTTGCAACCCTTGAAAGAAGATGAAGTCTGGGATCTATTTACTAGAAAGACCTTTCAGGGAAAATCATGCCCCTCCTACTTGACCAGCATTTGTAAATGTATCTTAAGAAAGTGTGAAGGCTTACCCCTGGCAATTGTAGCAATCAGTGGTGTCCTGGCAATGAAGGACAAGTGCAGGATAGAAGAGTGGGATATGATTTGTCATAGTCTTGGTGCTGAAATTCAAGACAATGACAAACTTGGTAATTTGAAAACAGTACTTGGCCTCAGTATTAATGATTTGCCTTACTACTTAAAATACTGCTTCTTGTACTTGAGCATCTTTCCTGAGGACCATCTGATAGAGCGCATGAGATTGATTCGCTTATGGATAGCAGAAGGATTTATTGAAGCCAAAGAAGGCAAAACACTGGAAGATGTTGCAGAAGATTACCTCAAGGAGCTCCTGAACAGAAACTTAATACAAGTAGCAGGGACAACGACAGATGGAAGGGTCAAAACTTTGCGCATCCATGATCTCATACGGGAAATCATCATTTTGAAATCTAAGGATGAAAACTTTGCAACCATTGTCAAAGAACAAAGTGTGCCATGGCCCGAAAGGCTTCGACGCCTTTCAGTGCATAACACGATGCCCAATGGACAGCAACAGAGGTCTGTTTCTCAACTCCGTTCTCTTCTAATGTTTGGGGTTGCTGAACAGTTATCCTTATGCAAACTGTTTCCGGGAGGTTTTAGACTGCTTGCTGTTTTGGATTTTCAAGATGCACCTTTGCAGAAGTTTCCAGTAGCTATCGGTGGCCTATATTGTTTAAGGTATCTAAGCTTAAGGAATACAAAGGTGAATATGGTTCCTGGAAAAATATTAGGGAAGCTGAAGAACCTAGAAACACTGGATCTTAAGAAGACTTCCATCACAGAATTGCCTGCAGACATACTAAATCTTAAGAAACTTCGCCATCTCCTTGTGTATCAGGTTAAGGTCAAAGGTTATGGAGAGTTCCATTCTAAACTGGGTTTTAAAGCCCCCTCTGAAATAGGATACCTACAGTCATTACAAAAGCTTTGCTTTGTAGAGGCAAATCAAGGCTGTGGTAAGATCATTAGGCAGTTAGCGGAGCTATGTCAGTTAAGAAGGTTAGGCATCAGGAATCTGAGAGAGGAAGATGGCAAGGCTTTCTGTTTGTCCATTGAGAGGTTGGTCAATCTCTGTGCCCTCTCTGTTACCTCTGAGGGTGAGAATAAAGTCATTGCTCTAGAATTTCTTTCTTCACCCCCTCCATATCTGCAGCGCTTGTATTTGTCAGGACGCCTTCTAGACTTACCTGATTGGATGCCTTCTCTTCATAACCTGGCCAAGTTGTTTCTGAAATGGAGCTGTTTAGAACAAGATCCACTAGAATATCTGCAGGATTTGCCAAACCTTTCACATCTCGAATTACTTCAAGCATACACCGGCGACACATTGCATTTTCAATGTGGAAAGTTCAAGAAGCTCAAGATTCTAGGCCTTGACAGATTTGTTGAGCTAAAACAGGTGATTCTGGGGAAGGATGCAATGCCATGCCTAGAAAAGCTTATCATCCAGCGTTGCCAACTGTTGAAAAATGTGCCATCAGGCGTTGAACTCTTGACTAAGCTGAAAGTCCTGGAGCTTTTTGACATGCCTGATGAACTAATGAAGACAATATGTCCACAGGGTCCGGGAAAAGATTACTGGAAAGTTGCACATATACCAGAAGTCTTTTCTACCTACTGGAGAGACGGGGCTTGGGATGTCTACCCACTGGAAAGTTTCAAAGACTGTTCTCCACGGTCTGGCACTGTCATGCGCAGTGATGAACGCAGCACTCTCTCAAAGGTGTAG